In Melanotaenia boesemani isolate fMelBoe1 chromosome 7, fMelBoe1.pri, whole genome shotgun sequence, a single window of DNA contains:
- the aga gene encoding N(4)-(beta-N-acetylglucosaminyl)-L-asparaginase yields the protein MMFIIMPTHRQRNMFVLLLILTVTLLFPLGHSSLPLVVNTWPFKSATAAAWSALQSGGSVLDAVEKGCARCEMEQCDGSVGFGGSPDESGETTLDAMIMNGNTMEVGAVADLRRIKNAIGVARAVMEHTDHTLLVGESASIFAENMGFVAEDLTTNKSENIFLQWLKGNCQPNYRKNVIPDPSKSCGPYRPVAIQMQSKRARPVNGHSHDTIGIFALDQHGHVAAGTSTNGLTHKVSGRVGDSPIVGSGAYADSSAGAAAATGDGDIMMRFLPSYLAVELMRAGADPSAACKSAISRIKRHYPQFFGAIICANTTGHYGAACNKVQSLTKFQYMVSNSESDTPTLKSVDCF from the exons ATGATGTTTATTATAATGCCCACGCATCGACAGCGCAACATGTTTGTATTGCTCCTGATTTTAACTGTAACGCTGCTATTTCCACTTGGACATTCATCGTTACCTCTTGTTGTCAATACTTGGCCATTCAAAAGTGCGACGGCTGCAG CATGGAGTGCCCTGCAGTCCGGTGGCTCAGTGTTGGATGCAGTGGAGAAAGGCTGTGCCCGCTGTGAAATGGAGCAGTGTGATGGCAGTGTCGGCTTTGGCGGGAGCCCCGATGAGTCTGGGGAGACCACACTGGATGCCATGATCATGAATGG TAACACAATGGAGGTGGGCGCTGTGGCAGAcctgagaagaataaaaaatgccATTGGAGTTGCGAGAGCTGTGATGGAGCACACTGACCACACACTGCTAGTGGGAGAGTCAG CTTCCATTTTTGCAGAAAACATGGGCTTTGTTGCAGAAGACTTGACTACCAACAAATCTGAGAATATTTTCTTACAGTGGCTGAAGGGCAACTGCCAACCTAATTATCGAAAG AATGTCATTCCGGATCCTTCAAAGTCGTGTGGACCCTACAGACCCGTGGCAATACAAATGCAGAGCAAGAGGGCACGGCCTGTTAATGGACACTCCCATGACACCATAG GTATATTTGCTCTTGATCAACATGGACATGTTGCAGCCGGTACATCAACCAATGGACTTACTCACAAGGTTTCAGG GCGTGTTGGGGACTCTCCTATTGTTGGATCTGGGGCCTATGCAGACAGCTCAGCTGGTGCTGCTGCAGCTACTGGAGATGGTGACATCATGATGCGCTTTCTACCCAG TTACTTGGCCGTGGAGCTGATGAGGGCTGGGGCCGATCCCTCAGCAGCCTGCAAGTCGGCCATTTCCAGAATCAAGAGGCATTACCCCCAATTCTTTGGAGCCATCATCTGTGCTAACACAACAGGACATTATG GTGCAGCTTGTAACAAAGTCCAGAGCCTCACAAAGTTCCAGTACATGGTTTCAAACTCGGAGTCAGACACGCCAACCCTGAAGTCTGTAGATTGTTTTTAG